The Lepeophtheirus salmonis chromosome 1, UVic_Lsal_1.4, whole genome shotgun sequence genome has a segment encoding these proteins:
- the LOC121128189 gene encoding uncharacterized protein, with protein MDFISTSLSFLSLWSFSTEKTSRNCTQLQDCGPVDWLLKNRQSVPSSVGNISELLRNINCGYNENGPKVYCSDEISEFDDEFDEIYDDYDEEASGDYDYNNSSQLRGGVIDGLSMDGSTCQGSAVCYILKTDSFYVSKVHRRRRSISGSVFRVEVVGNCCWEAYERKRFRGKFESYKPGFDTYPEILVKSIRKVHC; from the exons ATGGATTTTATTTCAACATCTCTTTCTTTCCTCTCATTATGGAGCTTTTCAACAGAGAAAACATCTCGAAATTGCACTCAACTACAGGATTGTGGGCCAGTTGATTGGCTTCTAAAAAACAGGCAAAGTGTGCCCTCATCCGTGGGCAATATATCTGAACTCCTCAG aaatatcaaCTGTGGATACAACGAAAATGGACCTAAAGTATACTGCTCTGATGAAATTAGTGAATTCGATgatgaatttgatgaaatttatgaTGATTATGATGAAGAAGCATCAGGAGACTATGACTACAATAATTCTTCTCAGTTGAGAGGTGGTGTCATTGATGGTCTCTCAATGGATGGCTCTACTTGTCAAGGATCAGCAGTATGCTATATCCTTAAAACAGACAGTTTCTATGTTTCAAAGGTacatagaagaagaagaagcatTTCTGGGAGTGTTTTTCGAGTCGAAGTTGTCGGAAACTGCTGTTGGGAAGCATATGAGCGAAAAAGGTTTCGTGGTAAATTTGAGTCATATAAGCCTGGCTTCGACACTTACCCAGAAATACTCGTGAAATCTATTAGAAAAGtgcattgttaa
- the LOC121115859 gene encoding LOW QUALITY PROTEIN: (E3-independent) E2 ubiquitin-conjugating enzyme UBE2O (The sequence of the model RefSeq protein was modified relative to this genomic sequence to represent the inferred CDS: deleted 1 base in 1 codon) has product MSRGREEEIAQLFHEDEVYHLDKKGNIVFGTVVRDCEMLNFDDSEDEDEDRMHLKEGEVLVSWYPKYEEKVHLNSSLKLGNRSLMPGDVVRRMDSLGKRSQTGYCREIKVRTSAAIKCSNDRVIYDINSEDLKPIQSFLTNSAVCLGPWVGVIRKVKLNVALAFHDDISRCVVDDNVISTFDDVNDKEQKITLFKRLDYYPGMILTGPLREFEGAEWFSCSDKLKELMSKKPMKFVKVTVLKTQVRELSVNWQCQACVGNESDGIAPDIIQGEDLKRTKILGYFFPCTLQIGDRFFLKIKEEDVILSKSKWLQREREILANEMDGESKPVDSIKLKEFDVKKEEAESKSLSVPNNSINKSNVSISVNKLRRRLKKRNKSVTAELYSNLPSCYSSVIPKIRPGEIVVVEALRTKAEVSVLWQDGSLEEGIDSSELYPIHHLDDKEFFTGEFVVRASDLGGLQSYGVVQHVDYQSRIAKIKWFHTYQIGSDPSPSYVGESEESVYDLRDHPDFNYRPGSVVIKVANFDNEESEGGLGGEVIEVYPNGKVTVWWANKKTTECWPQDLYKVGEYDSDEGELWDDDSDFEGEEKDEVEEDSWVMLTKLVGSGESEKTSESIVSEKCPRVIVFGLFEKIRTSLQKLEENFSEASKPQTSAMLEKLWEIYKDCCVLEKSIGTSYFALEKFANIIDRTSGKLNKVAGNKLAVQDQISRLFNSTSEFQNINAKENSLPSNDEQDIFYENTCRRICSLFKLKLAYVYDVIVEKYGTMVPQLSILEEIQHDKDLDILLSITGLTYDDISPVLPKEEGEHKIEAPQVEKAVVSPPEEVLSPVELQSLPLEAVLNFKNGTFKIEESAPQEHTFKVSLFEPVDPKNFLKFVKKEAKLLSSSLPSGIVLKGYEDRIDLFSAMIKGPSDTPYHDGVFFFDFQLPPDYPKSPPTCFYISFCSDRLNPNLYEEGKVCVSLLGTWSGKGTEIWTPNSNLLQLLLSIQGLILVKEPYFNEAGYESQKFTKHGEENSWMYNEMVVIKIVQSMTRLLISPPPIFKDEILEHINERGDKFVKRWREWLEISSSYHSSNVEDKKEISPLDFPLLPASKGFCVSFAKSLDEFDLAHSKYLASNS; this is encoded by the exons ATGAGTAGAGGAAGGGAAGAGGAGATTGCACAACTGTTCCATGAGGATGAGGTCTATCATCTGGATAAGAAAGGGAACATTGTCTTTGGTACCGTGGTCAGAGATTGCGAAATGTTGAATTTCGATGATTCTGAGGATGAGGACGAGGATCGAATGCATCTGAAGGAAGGAGAGGTTTTGGTCTCCTGGTATCCCAAGTATGAGGAAAAAGTGCATCTGAATTCCTCTCTGAAACTAG GAAATCGGAGTCTGATGCCTGGAGATGTGGTTCGAAGAATGGACTCCCTTGGAAAACGATCCCAAACGGGGTATTGCCGAGAAATCAAAGTAAGGACATCTGCTGCAATCAAATGCTCCAATGATCGCGTTATTTATGATATCAACTCTGAGGATTTAAAGCCCATTCAGTCCTTTCTGACCAACTCTGCTGTTTGTTTAGGACCCTGGGTTGGAGTGATTCGGAAAGTCAAATTGAATGTTGCACTTGCTTTTCATGATGATATCTCGAGATGTGTTGTGGATGATAATGTCATCTCTACGTTTGATGATGTGAATGATAAAGAGCAAAAGATCACTTTGTTCAAGAGGTTAGATTATTATCCAGGCATGATACTCACTGGACCTTTGAGAGAGTTTGAAGGAGCAGAGTGGTTCTCTTGTTCTGATAAGTTAAAGGAACTCATGAGTAAAAAACCCATGAAATTTGTTAAAGTCACAGTTTTAAAGACTCAAGTCCGTGAACTCTCTGTTAATTGGCAATGTCAGGCCTGTGTTGGGAACGAGTCAGATGGAATAGCTCCAGATATCATCCAGGGCGAAGATCTCAAAag aaCCAAGATACTGGGATATTTTTTCCCCTGCACCCTCCAAATCGGtgatcgttttttttta aaaattaaagaggAGGACgttattttatctaaaagtaAATGGCTCCAACGTGAGAGAGAGATTTTAGCAAATGAAATGGATGGTGAATCAAAACCCGTGGATTCCATTAAACTTAAAGAATTTGATGTTAAAAAAGAGGAAGCAGAATCAAAGTCACTCTCCGTTCCCAATAACTCCATAAATAAGAGTAATGTCTCTATCAGTGTGAATAAGTTAAGGAGAcgattgaaaaaaaggaataaaagtgTTACCGCAgaattatattctaatttaccGAGTTGCTACAGTTCAGTTATACCTAAAATTCGTCCTGGTGAGATTGTTGTTGTTGAAGCGTTACGCACGAAAGCCGAAGTCTCTGTGCTTTGGCAAGATGGATCTTTAGAAGAGGGAATTGATTCTAGCGAGTTATACCCCATCCATCACTTAGATGATAAAGAATTCTTTACTGGTGAATTTGTTGTTCGAGCTTCTGATTTGGGAGGTCTACAAAGTTATGGAGTCGTACAACACGTGGACTATCAATCAAGAATAGCTAAAATCAAATGGTTTCATACTTATCAGATTGGAAGTGATCCAAg CCCGTCGTATGTTGGAGAGTCTGAAGAGTCAGTTTATGATCTAAGAGACCATCCGGATTTTAATTATAGGCCTGGTTCTGTAGTAATCAAGGTAGCAAATTTTGATAATGAAGAATCTGAAGGTGGTTTGGGTGGTGAAGTTATAGAGGTTTATCCTAATGGCAAAGTGACTGTGTGGTGGGCCAACAAAAAAACCACTGAATGTTGGCCACAGGATTTATATAAAGTTGGAGAATACGACTCTGATGAGGGTGAACTTTGGGATGATGATTCCGACTTTGAAGGAGAAGAGAAAGATGAGGTTGAAGAGGATTCTTGGGTGATGCTAACTAAATTGGTTGGTTCTGGAGAATCGGAAAAAACTAG tgaatcTATCGTATCTGAAAAATGTCCTAGAGTAATAGTGTTTggactatttgaaaaaataaggacttCGCTACAAAAACTCGAAGAAAATTTCTCTGAGGCCTCAAAACCTCAAACGTCAGCTATGTTAGAGAAGCTATGGGAAATATATAAAGACTGTTGTGTTCTAGAAAAGTCTATAGGTACTTCATATTTTGCATtggaaaaatttgcaaatattatagaTCGTACttctggaaaattaaataaagtggCTGGAAATAAATTGGCTGTTCAAGATCAGATAAGCCGTTTATTTAATAGTACCAgtgaatttcaaaatataaatgccAAAGAAAATTCCCTTCCATCTAATGAcgaacaagatatattttatgag AACACGTGTCGTCGGATATGCTCATTATTCAAGTTAAAGTTAGCGTATGTTTATGATGTTATAGTTGAAAAGTATGGGACAATGGTACCCCAACTTTCTATACTAGAAGAAATACAACATGATAAGGATCTCGATATATTGCTTTCAATTACTGGACTGACCTATGATGACATTTCCCCAGTTCTTCCCAAAGAAGAAGGAGAACATAAAATTGAGGCACCTCAAGTTGAAAAAGCCGTAGTTTCTCCTCCTGAAGAAGTGTTGTCTCCTGTTGAACTTCAATCTCTTCCTTTAGAAGCTGTactgaatttcaaaaatggtaCATTTAAAATTGAGGAAAGTGCTCCACAGGAGCATACTTTTAAAGTTTCGCTGTTTGAACCTGTAGACCCTAAAAATTTCCTcaagtttgttaaaaaagaagcaaaattacTTTCAAGTAGTCTACCATCTGGTATTGTTCTGAAAGGATATGAAGACCGCATAGATTTATTCTCTGCCATGATAAAAGGTCCTTCAGATACACCTTACCACGATGGTGTATTCTTTTTCGACTTTCAACTACCTCCCGATTATCCTAAGTCTCCTCCTACGTGCTTCTATATTAGTTTCTGCAGTGATCGCTTGAACCCAAATTTGTATGAAGAGGGTAAAGTGTGTGTATCACTTCTTGGAACATGGAGTGGCAAAGGTACTGAAATATGGACACCTAACTCAAATCTTCTTCAGCTCCTTCTATCAATACAAG gGCTTATATTAGTTAAAGAGCCTTACTTTAACGAGGCAGGATATGAAAGTCAGAAGTTCACTAAACATGGAGAAGAAAATTCATGGATGTATAATGAAATGGTAGTAATCAAAATAGTTCAAAGTATGACTCGACTTTTAATTAGTCCTCCTCccatttttaaagatgaaattttAGAACATATTAATGAGCGTGGAGATAA atttgttAAAAGATGGAGAGAATGGCTCGAAATTTCATCTTCGTATCATTCAAGTAATGTTGAGG atAAGAAGGAAATATCTCCTTTAGATTTCCCATTGTTACCAGCTTCTAAAGGATTTTGCGTCTCCTTTGCAAAATCATTGGATGAATTTGATTTAGCGCATTCGAAATACTTGGCATCAAATAGTTAG
- the LOC121128179 gene encoding uncharacterized protein: MQPLEKEDSTEWDLWGEYRGRFSSFHGIIRISSPFQFSSVEASGSNVIVKGVHRKIVLSFPGNIQFSGKLIYIRTGDDPNQILFALHTLGSNTFQAEFQKEFELLPSVKSHKESQVVNKYPFVLDSNEIENVNLSLRCKSCNEESISLVATRVTALPSSDWKEGAASWFCGCKHDPSKIVRLADTIRDGVLMWTETMAVIPYASRESVICNKCHSPLGYHENDSANFWLHSIKLIGNNKKNLLRSYSHEESFVSFLIDGLNSSPTILVPKIILKGNDLTLCLRVMDTQLNVYQGNHRGSIRLMKAFKLLYGEGSQLPKDELNEWMRYDVRVSILQVPDDVIQNGLCLLEKNKSYAHPDDHDTQGFNVSFLLRE, encoded by the exons ATGCAGCCGTTAGAAAAGGAAGATTCCACGGAATGGGATCTATGGGGAGAGTATAGAGGGAGATTTAGCTCTTTCCACGGAATAATTCGCATCTCATCCCCATTTCAATTCTCTTCCGTCGAGGCCTCTGGCTCCAATGTAATAGTCAAGGGTGTCCATCGGAAAATTGTTTTAAGTTTTCCTGGAAATATCCAATTTTCGGGGAAACTCATTTATATTCGGACTGGAGATGATCCGAATCAAATCCTTTTTGCTCTTCATACTTTGGGATCCAATACATTTCAG GCGGAATTCCAAAAGGAATTTGAGTTGCTTCCATCTGTGAAGTCACACAAGGAATCGCAAGTCGTAAACAAGTATCCTTTTGTGCTAGACTCCAATGAAATCGAGAACGTAAATCTATCCTTGCGATGTAAATCATGCAACGA GGAAAGTATATCTCTTGTAGCAACACGAGTTACTGCGTTACCTTCATCGGATTGGAAGGAGGGAGCTGCTTCCTGGTTTTGTGGTTGTAAGCATGACCCTAGCAAAATTGTTCGATTAGCTGACACAATCAGGGATGGAGTTCTTATGTGGACTGAAACAATGGCCGTCATTCCATACGCATCTAGGGAATCCGTCATATGTAACAAATGCCATTCTCCATTAGGCTATCATGAAAATGATTCAGCAAACTTTTGGTTACACAGTATTAAACTGATTggaaacaataagaaaaatcttttgagGTCATATTCTCATGAAGAGTCCTTCGTTTCCTTCCTCATTGATGGTCTCAACAGTTCTCCCACAATCCTTGTTCCTAAAATCATTCTAAAAGGAAACGATTTGACCCTATGTCTTCGAGTCATGGACACCCAATTAAATGTTTATCAAGGCAATCATCGAGGTTCCATTAGATTGATGAAGGCGTTTAAGTTACTTTATGGAGAAGGGAGTCAATTACCAAAAGATGAGCTGAATGAATGGATGCGTTATGATGTTCGAGTTTCAATTTTACAAGTTCCTGATGATGTCATTCAAAATGGTCTCTGTCTTCTTGAGAAAAATAAGTCTTATGCTCATCCAGATGATCATGATACCCAGGgatttaatgtttcttttctcttgagagaataa